The Roseimicrobium gellanilyticum DNA window GGCGCTCGCTATGGCCCGTAAGAAAAAGATGGAAGACTCCGGCAAGGATCGCGACAAGGAATCCACCGAGGCCTACAAGCCGGACGAGATTGTCTTCGACAACAAGGGCGGGGACAAGCCGCCGGAGAAGCCTCATGACCTGAACGGCGACAAGATGTCCGACGAAGAGCTGCGCGCCTCCTGGCTGCGGCGTGTGCAGACCACGCCGGGAGATTTCCTGAGGGCGAAGTTCGCCTATCAAGCCTCGCAACAAGCGAAGGGAGCCTCTACACCGCCAAAGGAGGGCGCGAAATGATGGCGCACCACTCCTCACGCGTGATGGGTCTCGCCTTCGCGATGCTGCTGGCACTCGTGCCAGGCAGGGAGGTTCATGCGCAGGAAGCCAAGGTGCGTGCCAGCATGACTTCGCAAGATACCGTGTATGTGGGGCAGAAGGTGACCCTGGCTGTGGAACTGCTTGCGCCTGGGTTCTTCGCCAGTGCGCCCGCCTTCGAGCTCCCTGACCCGCAAGGGCTCATGCTCATGCCTCCTGTCGGCAGCCCGGTGATTGGCAGCGAAGAGATTGATGGCGTGAGCTACACGGTGCAGCGCCATGAAGTATCCGTGCTCGCGCAGCATCCGGGTGAGCTCGTCATCCCTCCACTGACCGTGCGCTTCCAGTACAAACGTGCACCATTGGACAAGGACGCCCTGACCGCAAAGGTGAAGACACCCGAGGTGAAGTTCACTGCCACCCAGCCGCCCGGCACTGAGAAGCTGGGCATGATCATCACCGCACGAAATCTGGAGGTGAAGGAGGAATGGCATCCAGACCCGGCGACCGCGAAGCCGAAAGCCGGAGATGCCTTCACGCGGACCATCACCTTCACCGCGCCTGAGGTGCCTGGCATGATGTTCCCACCCTTTCAGGCGGCTGCCGTCGATGGCATTGGCATCTATACCAAGGAGCCCGTGGTGAATGATCACTCCGAGCGAGGGAGCCTCACAGGGCAGCGGACGGATGTCGTCACCTACGCACTGCAGCGCGCAGGCATCTTCACCATTCCTGCTGTGCGCTTCACGTGGTGGGACCTTGAATCCAAGTCTGCACGCACGGTGGACTTCCCTGCGCGGACCCTGACCGTGGCTGCGAATCCTGCGATGCCCGATCCTCATCCCACGGGAGCAGTCGCACCGCAAAGCCACCCCATCAGCCGCAAGACGGAAATCATCGCCGTGGCGCTGCTGCTGGCAATCATTGTCTTGAGCCTGCCGCAGGTGCGAAGAGGCGTCGGGA harbors:
- a CDS encoding BatD family protein, which gives rise to MMAHHSSRVMGLAFAMLLALVPGREVHAQEAKVRASMTSQDTVYVGQKVTLAVELLAPGFFASAPAFELPDPQGLMLMPPVGSPVIGSEEIDGVSYTVQRHEVSVLAQHPGELVIPPLTVRFQYKRAPLDKDALTAKVKTPEVKFTATQPPGTEKLGMIITARNLEVKEEWHPDPATAKPKAGDAFTRTITFTAPEVPGMMFPPFQAAAVDGIGIYTKEPVVNDHSERGSLTGQRTDVVTYALQRAGIFTIPAVRFTWWDLESKSARTVDFPARTLTVAANPAMPDPHPTGAVAPQSHPISRKTEIIAVALLLAIIVLSLPQVRRGVGKFMALFRPVHLQPLNPRPRTGTSGESL